One Spinacia oleracea cultivar Varoflay chromosome 4, BTI_SOV_V1, whole genome shotgun sequence DNA segment encodes these proteins:
- the LOC110788013 gene encoding cytochrome P450 76AD1-like has protein sequence MDYTTLVIILSIMFVCFHLLKSFFTTPSSHKLPPGPKPIPIFGNIFYLGEKPHRSFANLAKIHGPLISLKLGSVTTIVVSSSYVAEEMFLKHDRAFANRTIPDSIRACDHDKLSMSWLPISLNWRNLRKISSVQLLSNQRLDASQAHRQAQVEQLLAYVQDCSIKGIPVDIGRAAFTTSLNLLSNTFFSVELASHESSASQEFKQLMWNIMEEIGKPNYADYFPILAYVDPFGVRRRLAAYFDQLIDVFQDIIKERQKIRLKNGSSAKQTNDILDTLLNLHDENELSMGEINHLLVDIFNAGTDTTASTLEWAMTELVRNPRIMGRVQHEIEQALEKDCSSIQEAYILKLPYLQAIIKETLRLHPPTVFLLPRKANIEVELHGFTVPKNAQILVNLWAVGRDPKVWENPKVFIPDRFLECDIDVKGQNFELLPFGAGRRICPGLGLAYRMLNLILATLIHNYDWKLEDGMNVNDLDMDEKFGITLQKVVPLKVIPVPRNS, from the exons ATGGATTACACAACACTTGTTATCATTCTTTCTATTATGTTTGTGTGTTTTCACCTTCTCAAATCCTTTTTCACCACCCCTTCATCTCACAAGCTCCCACCCGGACCCAAACCAATCCCGATTTTTGGCAATATTTTTTACCTCGGTGAAAAGCCACATCGGTCCTTTGCCAACCTAGCCAAAATTCACGGCCCTTTGATCAGCCTAAAGCTAGGAAGTGTGACAACAATTGTCGTGTCTTCTTCGTATGTGGCTGAAGAAATGTTCCTAAAACATGATCGAGCATTTGCTAATCGAACCATTCCTGATTCTATTCGGGCTTGTGACCATGACAAACTCTCCATGTCGTGGTTGCCTATATCCCTTAATTGGCGGAATCTTAGGAAGATCTCTTCCGTCCAATTGCTCTCCAATCAACGACTAGACGCTAGTCAAGCCCATAGACAAGCCCAGGTGGAACAACTTCTTGCGTACGTGCAAGATTGCTCTATAAAAGGGATACCGGTTGACATAGGGAGGGCCGCATTTACCACCTCGCTAAATTTATTATCAAACACATTTTTCTCAGTGGAATTGGCAAGCCATGAGTCAAGTGCTTCCCAAGAGTTTAAGCAACTCATGTGGAATATTATGGAGGAAATTGGCAAACCAAATTATGCTGATTATTTCCCTATTCTTGCCTATGTTGATCCCTTCGGCGTACGGCGTCGTTTGGCTGCTTACTTTGATCAACTCATTGATGTATTCCAGGACATTATTAAAGAAAGGCAGAAAATTCGATTAAAAAATGGTTCAAGTGCAAAACAAACAAATGACATTCTCGACACACTTCTTAACCTCCACGACGAAAATGAGTTGAGTATGGGAGAGATCAATCATCTACTTGTG GATATATTTAATGCCGGAACAGACACAACCGCAAGCACATTAGAGTGGGCGATGACAGAGTTAGTGAGAAACCCGAGAATAATGGGCAGAGTTCAACACGAAATTGAACAAGCTCTTGAAAAAGATTGTTCAAGCATTCAAGAAGCTTACATATTAAAACTACCTTACTTACAAGCCATTATCAAAGAAACATTACGTTTACACCCTCCCACGGTATTTCTCCTGCCTCGAAAAGCGAACATTGAGGTAGAGCTTCATGGTTTTACGGTGCCAAAAAATGCACAAATCCTCGTGAACCTTTGGGCCGTTGGTCGTGATCCAAAGGTATGGGAAAATCCAAAGGTATTTATACCGGACAGGTTCTTAGAATGTGATATTGATGTAAAAGGACAAAATTTCGAGCTTTTACCATTTGGAGCTGGAAGAAGGATATGCCCTGGACTTGGTTTGGCATATAGAATGTTGAATTTGATATTGGCTACACTTATTCACAATTATGACTGGAAACTTGAAGATGGCATGAATGTTAATGATTTAGACATGGATGAGAAGTTTGGGATCACGCTGCAAAAGGTTGTGCCTCTTAAGGTTATTCCTGTCCCAAGGAATTCATAA